In a genomic window of Nocardia fluminea:
- a CDS encoding ClpP family protease has product MTHDSKSPMFTWRAREQLFARRILVLDGPLDDDNGTLLITQLLTLGAQSPEAGISLWIHSPGGSVPSMLAIRDVMRLVPCEVSTLALGLACSAGQFLLSSGTPGKRYALPHARVLMHQGSAGIGGSAVEVEVQADDLRYTVDTVLGLISADTGQPFDRVYEDSLHDRWFTAPQALEYGFIDHIVESFDQVVPNRHRIGITA; this is encoded by the coding sequence ATGACCCACGACAGCAAATCCCCGATGTTCACCTGGCGAGCCCGCGAACAACTCTTCGCCCGCCGCATTCTCGTCCTCGACGGCCCCCTCGACGACGACAACGGCACCCTGCTCATCACCCAACTCCTCACCCTCGGCGCGCAGAGCCCCGAGGCCGGGATCTCGCTGTGGATCCACTCCCCCGGCGGCTCCGTCCCATCGATGCTGGCGATCCGCGACGTGATGCGCCTGGTCCCGTGCGAGGTCTCCACCCTCGCCCTCGGTTTGGCATGCAGCGCAGGTCAATTCCTGCTGTCGTCCGGCACGCCGGGCAAGCGCTACGCCCTGCCGCACGCCCGTGTCCTCATGCACCAGGGGTCGGCGGGAATCGGCGGTAGCGCGGTGGAGGTGGAGGTGCAGGCCGATGACCTGCGCTACACGGTCGACACGGTGCTCGGCCTCATCTCCGCCGACACCGGTCAACCTTTCGACCGCGTCTACGAGGACTCGTTGCACGACCGCTGGTTCACCGCGCCCCAGGCACTCGAGTACGGGTTCATCGATCACATCGTCGAGTCGTTCGATCAGGTCGTCCCGAACCGCCATCGCATCGGGATCACCGCATGA
- a CDS encoding ClpP family protease, with the protein MTYTIPNVVSQHRGGGERITDIYSHLLSERIVYLGTPIDSGVANALIAQLLHLESDSPGQAISLYINCEGGDLSAMLAVYDTMRFIKAPVHTTCVGQAIAVGAVLLAGGAAGHRSMLPHTRIVLHQPATRGQGTIPDLILQADEIVRMRAAIEAILSKHTGQTPETLRRDTDRDRVFTAATALEYGLVDQVLHERE; encoded by the coding sequence ATGACCTACACGATTCCCAATGTCGTGTCCCAGCATCGTGGCGGCGGGGAGCGGATCACCGACATCTACTCGCACCTGCTCAGCGAACGCATCGTCTACCTGGGCACCCCCATCGATTCCGGCGTCGCCAACGCGCTCATCGCCCAGCTGCTGCACCTGGAATCCGACAGTCCCGGCCAAGCGATCAGCCTCTACATCAACTGCGAGGGCGGGGATCTGTCCGCCATGCTCGCCGTCTACGACACGATGCGATTCATCAAGGCGCCGGTGCACACCACCTGCGTGGGCCAGGCGATCGCGGTCGGCGCCGTTCTCCTCGCGGGCGGCGCGGCCGGCCATCGGTCGATGCTCCCGCACACGCGAATCGTGTTGCACCAGCCCGCGACTCGCGGCCAGGGCACCATTCCCGACCTGATCCTGCAAGCCGACGAGATCGTCCGAATGCGCGCGGCGATCGAGGCGATCCTGTCGAAGCACACGGGCCAGACGCCGGAAACCCTGCGCCGCGATACCGACCGCGACCGGGTGTTCACGGCCGCGACCGCACTCGAGTACGGGCTGGTCGACCAAGTGCTGCACGAGCGGGAGTGA
- a CDS encoding SDR family oxidoreductase, whose amino-acid sequence MSYPRIDLAGATIAITGAARGIGLATAKAFVEAGAYVALGDLDEALAVHAAAELGDHATGHALDVTDKTSYAAFLAAVDRWHGPLDVLVNNAGVMPNGPFLEQSDRIDQLTMDVNVYGVIHGMRLALPGMVERGYGHVVNVASLAGKFPLKGLAVYNASKYAVVGLTAATRLEMDATGVSVSAVLPSAVRTELSSGIDYGILPAVDPEDIAAAVVRTVKTRAAETAVPGYVGLLANASGLVPEPVLRAFRKAAHDDAAINGVDDSVRRVYLDRIEKQ is encoded by the coding sequence ATGAGCTACCCACGGATCGATCTCGCGGGCGCGACGATCGCGATCACCGGCGCCGCCCGCGGCATCGGGCTGGCCACCGCCAAGGCCTTCGTCGAGGCGGGCGCCTACGTCGCGCTCGGTGACCTCGACGAAGCGCTGGCCGTGCACGCCGCCGCCGAACTCGGCGACCACGCGACAGGGCACGCGCTCGACGTCACCGACAAGACCTCCTACGCCGCGTTCCTCGCGGCGGTCGACCGCTGGCACGGTCCGCTCGACGTGCTGGTGAACAATGCCGGTGTGATGCCGAACGGCCCGTTCCTGGAGCAGTCCGACCGCATCGACCAGCTCACGATGGACGTCAACGTGTACGGCGTCATCCACGGCATGCGGCTGGCACTGCCCGGCATGGTCGAGCGCGGCTACGGCCATGTCGTGAACGTCGCGTCGCTGGCGGGCAAATTCCCGCTCAAGGGCCTCGCGGTGTACAACGCCAGCAAGTACGCGGTTGTCGGCCTGACCGCCGCCACCCGGCTGGAAATGGATGCCACCGGTGTCAGTGTGAGCGCGGTGCTGCCGTCGGCGGTGCGCACCGAACTCAGCTCCGGCATCGACTACGGCATTCTGCCCGCCGTCGATCCCGAGGACATCGCCGCCGCGGTCGTCCGCACCGTCAAGACCCGGGCAGCCGAGACCGCGGTGCCGGGCTATGTCGGACTGCTGGCGAACGCGTCCGGTCTGGTGCCGGAGCCCGTGTTGCGGGCTTTCCGCAAGGCGGCGCACGACGACGCCGCGATCAACGGCGTCGACGACAGCGTCCGCCGGGTCTACCTGGACCGCATCGAAAAGCAGTGA
- a CDS encoding flavin-containing monooxygenase: protein MSRHHEVVVIGAGVSGICAAIKLIEAGVEDVVIVEKADTFGGTWRANTYPGCACDVPSGLYSFSFAPNSEWSRLFAPQPEILAYVDRVAREHGLAEHTRFGVEVLGSRFDETAQLWRLETSEGPLSARFVVSAAGPWNEPRLPEIAGLAEFPGEVFHSARWNHDYDLRGKRVAVVGSGASAVQFVPAIQPEVAELHLFQRTAQWVLPKLDHRVPGFEKQVMRRFPFAHKALRSTEYALMEGLGVAFRHPRPLMQTVQAVGSAYLRAVVRDPALRAKLRPDYLLGCKRILFSNSYLQSLTKSNVDVHATGVAEFRGNTVVGADGTTAEVDAVILGTGFHILDTPLAGIVRGADGRTLAEHWKGSPEAYLGTVTTGFPNAFTVLGPSLGTGHSSAFAILEAQVAFLVSAIERARREGWAALDVRPEVQARYVDQVQAALATTVYNAGGCHSYYMDANGRNSFSWPWSTGELTTRVSAFDPADFTITAVTVPA, encoded by the coding sequence ATGAGCCGCCACCATGAGGTCGTTGTGATCGGAGCCGGAGTGTCCGGCATCTGTGCCGCGATCAAGTTGATCGAGGCCGGGGTCGAGGATGTGGTGATCGTCGAGAAGGCCGACACCTTCGGCGGCACCTGGCGGGCCAACACCTATCCCGGCTGCGCGTGCGATGTTCCGTCGGGCCTGTACTCGTTCTCCTTCGCGCCGAACAGCGAATGGTCGCGGCTGTTCGCGCCCCAGCCGGAGATCCTCGCCTATGTCGACCGGGTGGCGCGCGAGCACGGGCTGGCCGAACACACCCGCTTCGGCGTGGAGGTGCTCGGATCACGGTTCGATGAGACGGCGCAGCTGTGGCGGCTGGAAACCAGCGAAGGACCGCTGAGCGCCCGCTTCGTCGTGTCGGCCGCGGGCCCGTGGAACGAACCACGCCTGCCCGAGATTGCGGGTCTGGCCGAATTCCCCGGCGAGGTCTTCCATTCCGCGCGCTGGAACCACGACTACGACCTGCGCGGCAAGCGGGTCGCGGTGGTGGGGTCCGGTGCGTCCGCGGTGCAGTTCGTGCCCGCGATCCAGCCCGAGGTCGCCGAACTGCACCTGTTCCAGCGCACCGCGCAGTGGGTGCTGCCGAAACTCGATCACCGCGTGCCCGGCTTCGAGAAGCAGGTGATGCGACGATTCCCCTTCGCGCACAAGGCCTTGCGCTCGACCGAGTACGCCTTGATGGAAGGTCTCGGGGTGGCTTTCCGGCATCCACGGCCGCTGATGCAGACCGTGCAGGCCGTGGGTTCGGCGTATCTGCGTGCCGTGGTGCGTGATCCGGCACTGCGGGCGAAGCTGCGCCCGGACTATCTGCTCGGCTGCAAGCGAATCCTGTTCTCCAACAGTTACCTCCAGTCGCTGACGAAGAGCAACGTCGACGTGCACGCCACCGGCGTCGCCGAATTCCGTGGCAACACCGTGGTCGGCGCCGACGGCACCACCGCCGAGGTCGACGCCGTCATCCTCGGCACCGGCTTCCACATCCTCGACACCCCGCTCGCCGGCATCGTGCGCGGCGCCGACGGCCGCACCCTGGCCGAGCACTGGAAGGGCTCGCCCGAGGCCTACCTCGGCACCGTCACCACCGGTTTCCCCAACGCGTTCACCGTGCTCGGCCCCAGCCTCGGCACCGGCCACTCCTCGGCGTTCGCCATTCTCGAAGCCCAGGTCGCCTTCCTCGTCTCGGCGATCGAGCGGGCCCGCCGCGAAGGCTGGGCGGCGCTGGACGTGCGTCCCGAGGTCCAGGCACGCTACGTCGACCAGGTGCAAGCCGCGCTGGCGACCACCGTCTACAACGCGGGTGGTTGCCACAGCTATTACATGGACGCCAACGGGCGCAACAGTTTCAGCTGGCCCTGGTCCACCGGCGAACTCACCACCCGGGTCAGCGCGTTCGACCCCGCGGACTTCACCATCACCGCCGTGACGGTGCCCGCGTGA